Proteins encoded in a region of the Photobacterium angustum genome:
- a CDS encoding response regulator, with product MQHQVLVVEDSRAFRHYLDDQLKQAGFKAIFAENLSQAKKLLADPERYLCAVLDYCLPDGQDGEIIDLVLDHKVKSIVLTAQFNETIREKVLAKGVLDYLLKDSAASVAYLVPLLLRLEANLEHKALVVDDSDMVRNHVSHLLEKQNLTVYEASDGNEALQIIDDNPDISLVITDNDMPEKDGITMTREIRREYSRNEMAVLGLSGSDDSTMTAQFLKAGANDFLYKPFNQEEFNCRIHHILNMKDTSDKLYRMANQDALTGLWNRRYFFTHNCCQTENESLNIAMIDIDFFKKVNDTYGHDGGDAVLISISKIIDAHFPESIVARFGGEEFCIQHCGHFPSFLSTLDLIRKRIESITIPYLDQQISITISIGATTGLESLENLIKQADDNLYAAKQNGRNKLVSD from the coding sequence TTGCAACATCAAGTACTTGTTGTCGAAGATAGCCGCGCATTTCGTCACTATCTTGATGACCAATTGAAACAAGCTGGCTTCAAGGCTATTTTTGCCGAAAACCTATCACAAGCTAAAAAATTATTAGCCGACCCAGAACGTTATCTTTGTGCTGTACTCGATTATTGCCTTCCGGATGGTCAAGATGGTGAAATCATCGATCTCGTATTAGACCACAAGGTCAAATCGATCGTTTTAACTGCCCAATTTAATGAAACTATCCGCGAAAAAGTTCTTGCCAAAGGTGTTTTAGATTATTTACTTAAAGATAGTGCAGCTTCCGTTGCCTACCTTGTACCACTGTTACTTCGTCTAGAAGCTAACTTAGAGCATAAAGCACTCGTCGTTGATGATTCTGACATGGTACGAAATCATGTCAGTCATTTATTAGAAAAACAGAACCTCACTGTATATGAAGCCTCTGACGGTAATGAAGCGCTACAAATCATTGACGATAATCCAGATATAAGCTTAGTTATTACCGATAACGATATGCCAGAAAAAGACGGCATTACCATGACCCGTGAAATCAGACGAGAATACAGCAGAAATGAAATGGCGGTGTTGGGTTTATCTGGTAGTGACGACAGCACGATGACGGCGCAGTTTCTAAAAGCAGGTGCCAACGATTTTCTCTATAAACCCTTTAATCAAGAAGAGTTTAACTGCCGAATTCATCATATTCTAAATATGAAAGATACCTCAGATAAGTTGTATCGTATGGCAAACCAAGATGCATTAACAGGGCTTTGGAATCGTCGTTACTTCTTCACTCATAACTGCTGTCAAACTGAAAATGAATCGTTAAATATAGCGATGATTGATATCGATTTTTTCAAAAAAGTAAATGATACATATGGTCATGATGGTGGCGATGCCGTGCTCATTAGTATCAGTAAAATCATTGATGCTCATTTTCCAGAATCGATTGTTGCTCGCTTTGGCGGAGAAGAGTTCTGCATTCAGCATTGCGGTCATTTCCCCAGCTTCTTATCAACCTTGGATCTGATTCGAAAGCGCATTGAATCAATTACTATCCCCTACCTAGATCAACAAATCAGCATTACCATTAGTATTGGTGCAACAACCGGTTTAGAGTCATTAGAGAATTTAATAAAACAAGCAGATGATAATCTCTACGCCGCGAAACAAAATGGTCGGAATAAATTAGTTAGCGATTAA
- the dinB gene encoding DNA polymerase IV: MANITKQIAGQRKIIHVDMDCFYAAVEMRDDPALRDIPIAISGRSTRGVVSTCNYLARKYGIHSAMPTAHALKLCPHLTLVPGRMQVYREVSQQIRAIFERYTDKIEPLSLDEAYLDVSDCEMLHGSATLIAQDIRRAIEDELQLTASAGVAPVKFIAKVASDLNKPNGQYVVTPEDVDSFVAELKLEKIPGVGKVTIQKLHEKGLYVGRDVQNYDRHLLLQQFGKFGQSLWSRAHGIDEREVIVERQRKSVGVERTFSQNISSFEQCWQVVDQLYPELEQRLRKVRPELDIAKQGIKLKFADFQQTTVEHIYPKLDKAQFIDLLKEAMTRQNSREIRLIGLSVGLEVGLKAQQLSFGF, encoded by the coding sequence GTGGCGAATATAACGAAACAAATAGCAGGCCAAAGGAAAATTATCCACGTCGATATGGATTGCTTTTATGCTGCCGTCGAGATGAGAGACGATCCAGCTTTGCGCGATATCCCTATAGCGATCAGTGGGCGCTCTACGCGAGGCGTCGTCAGTACTTGTAATTACTTAGCCCGTAAATATGGTATTCATTCTGCAATGCCAACGGCTCATGCTTTAAAATTATGCCCACACTTAACCTTAGTGCCAGGCAGAATGCAGGTTTATCGTGAAGTATCCCAACAAATACGCGCTATCTTTGAACGCTATACCGATAAAATTGAACCGTTATCATTAGATGAAGCGTATTTAGATGTGTCTGATTGCGAAATGCTTCATGGCTCTGCGACTTTAATTGCTCAAGATATTCGTCGTGCAATTGAAGATGAGTTACAACTCACCGCTTCTGCAGGTGTGGCTCCGGTGAAGTTTATTGCCAAAGTTGCTTCAGATCTGAATAAGCCTAATGGCCAATATGTGGTAACACCTGAAGATGTAGATAGCTTTGTTGCTGAACTAAAATTAGAAAAAATACCTGGGGTAGGAAAGGTAACTATCCAAAAACTTCATGAGAAAGGCCTGTATGTAGGTCGTGATGTACAAAATTATGATCGCCATTTATTGCTACAGCAATTTGGTAAATTTGGGCAATCATTATGGTCTCGAGCACATGGTATTGATGAGCGTGAAGTGATTGTTGAACGACAACGAAAGTCGGTTGGGGTAGAGCGTACTTTTAGTCAAAATATTTCAAGTTTTGAGCAATGTTGGCAAGTGGTTGATCAGTTATATCCTGAGCTTGAGCAACGATTACGTAAAGTACGGCCTGAGTTAGATATTGCCAAGCAAGGTATAAAGTTAAAATTTGCAGATTTTCAACAAACTACGGTTGAGCATATTTACCCTAAATTAGATAAAGCGCAATTTATCGATTTATTAAAAGAAGCGATGACCCGACAAAATTCTCGTGAGATACGCCTAATAGGCTTAAGTGTTGGGTTAGAGGTTGGTTTAAAAGCGCAACAGCTTTCTTTTGGTTTTTGA
- a CDS encoding aminoacyl-histidine dipeptidase has translation MSEISQLSPKAVWQFFDQICSIPHPSKYEEQLAQFIVEFAKKEGLDVCRDEIGNVIIKKPATAGMENRKGVVLQAHIDMVPQKNEETVHDFTTDPIQPFIDGEWVTAKGTTLGADNGMGMASCLAVLAAKDIEHGPLEVLLTIDEEAGMTGAFGLKEGWLEGDILLNTDSEQEGEVYMGCAGGVDGAITLDIKREATPADHQAIKLVLKGLKGGHSGCDIHTGRGNANKLLARFLVGHADELGLRINNFTGGSLRNAIPREASAIVTLPAKHVDQLNSLFTHYQALLSAELGHVETDINLFTETTELPADVMVMSDQTRLINVLNVCPNGVIRMSDDIEGVVETSLNMGVITTENDKVIVLCLVRSLTDSGRSYVESMLQSLATLAGAQCEFSGTYPGWKPDADSEIMHVFRDMYQEMYGNKPNIMVIHAGLECGLFKEPYPEMDMLSFGPTIKFPHSPDEKVKIDTVQMFWDQMIAVLKNIPVKK, from the coding sequence GTGTCTGAAATCAGTCAACTATCTCCTAAAGCTGTATGGCAATTTTTCGATCAAATTTGTTCGATCCCTCACCCTTCTAAATATGAAGAACAATTAGCACAATTCATTGTTGAATTTGCAAAAAAAGAAGGCTTAGACGTTTGCCGTGATGAAATCGGTAACGTGATCATTAAAAAGCCAGCAACAGCAGGCATGGAAAACCGTAAAGGTGTGGTACTTCAAGCGCACATCGACATGGTTCCACAAAAAAATGAAGAAACAGTACACGACTTCACAACCGATCCTATTCAACCTTTCATTGACGGCGAGTGGGTAACAGCAAAAGGCACAACATTAGGTGCTGATAACGGTATGGGTATGGCAAGTTGTCTTGCGGTACTGGCAGCTAAAGATATCGAACATGGCCCATTAGAAGTACTACTTACTATTGATGAAGAAGCAGGCATGACAGGCGCTTTTGGTCTTAAAGAAGGTTGGTTAGAAGGTGACATCCTACTAAACACTGACTCTGAGCAAGAAGGCGAAGTCTACATGGGTTGTGCTGGCGGTGTAGACGGCGCAATCACACTGGATATAAAGCGTGAAGCAACACCTGCTGATCACCAAGCAATTAAACTAGTCCTAAAGGGCTTAAAAGGCGGTCACTCTGGTTGTGACATTCATACTGGCCGTGGTAATGCAAACAAATTACTGGCTCGCTTTTTAGTCGGTCACGCAGACGAGCTAGGCTTACGTATTAACAACTTCACAGGTGGTAGCCTACGTAATGCAATTCCACGTGAAGCATCTGCGATTGTTACCCTACCAGCTAAACATGTTGATCAACTAAATTCATTATTTACTCATTACCAAGCGTTACTAAGTGCTGAGCTTGGTCATGTTGAAACTGATATCAATTTATTTACAGAGACGACTGAACTGCCAGCAGATGTGATGGTAATGTCAGATCAAACACGTCTAATCAATGTACTAAACGTCTGCCCTAACGGTGTTATCCGTATGAGTGATGACATTGAGGGCGTTGTTGAAACCTCTCTAAATATGGGTGTTATCACGACTGAAAACGATAAAGTGATCGTACTTTGCTTAGTACGCTCTTTAACTGACTCTGGTCGTAGCTATGTAGAAAGCATGCTTCAATCATTAGCAACCTTAGCAGGCGCACAATGTGAGTTTTCTGGTACATATCCGGGTTGGAAACCAGACGCCGATTCTGAAATCATGCACGTATTCCGTGACATGTACCAAGAGATGTATGGTAATAAACCCAACATCATGGTGATCCACGCAGGTCTTGAGTGCGGCTTATTTAAAGAACCGTACCCTGAAATGGACATGTTATCATTTGGTCCTACCATCAAGTTCCCACACTCACCTGATGAGAAAGTGAAAATTGATACTGTTCAAATGTTCTGGGATCAAATGATTGCAGTACTTAAAAATATTCCTGTTAAAAAATAA
- a CDS encoding NCS2 family permease: protein MLEKLFKLKEHGTNVRTELLAGLTTFLTMAYIIFVNPTMLANTGMDKGAVFVATCLAAMIGCFVMGFFANYPVAQAPGMGLNAFFTYTVVLGMGYTWQVALAAVFLSGLCFIVLSLLKVREWIINSIPLALRTGISAGIGLFLAFIALQSSGIVVDNPATLVQVGDLTSFPVVMAALGFFLTIALVHRGFKAAVLIAILIVTGVSIAFGEVTYGGIMSMPPSIAPTFMQLDFSGAMEVGLISIVFAFLFVDLFDTAGTLVGVATKANLIGEDGKLPRLNRALLADSTATSVGALLGTSNTTSFVESVSGVAVGGRTGLTAVTVGVLFLLALFFAPLAGMVPAYATAGALFYVAILMMSGLVAIDWRDLTEAAPVVVVCLLMPLTYSIAEGIGLGFITYAAVKAMSGKGRDVNISVWVISALFLAKIIFL, encoded by the coding sequence ATGCTTGAGAAGTTATTTAAACTAAAGGAACACGGCACGAATGTGCGAACGGAGTTGCTTGCTGGCTTAACGACATTCCTGACCATGGCTTACATCATTTTTGTAAACCCTACTATGCTAGCCAATACGGGAATGGATAAAGGTGCAGTATTTGTTGCGACCTGTTTAGCAGCAATGATCGGCTGTTTTGTGATGGGATTTTTTGCTAACTATCCTGTCGCACAAGCACCAGGCATGGGGTTGAATGCCTTCTTTACTTATACCGTTGTGCTAGGCATGGGGTATACATGGCAAGTCGCGTTAGCCGCTGTTTTCTTATCAGGCTTGTGCTTTATTGTATTAAGTTTATTAAAAGTACGGGAATGGATCATTAACTCCATACCGTTGGCGCTACGAACCGGGATTTCTGCAGGTATTGGTTTATTCCTTGCTTTCATTGCATTACAGAGCTCAGGCATTGTAGTGGATAATCCTGCGACGTTAGTACAAGTAGGCGATTTAACCAGTTTCCCTGTTGTAATGGCGGCACTCGGTTTCTTTCTAACAATAGCGCTTGTTCACCGTGGCTTTAAAGCCGCAGTATTAATTGCAATCTTAATTGTTACAGGGGTGAGTATTGCATTTGGTGAAGTGACTTATGGCGGCATTATGTCAATGCCACCAAGCATTGCACCAACTTTCATGCAATTAGATTTTTCGGGTGCAATGGAAGTTGGCCTGATTTCAATTGTGTTTGCTTTCTTATTTGTCGATTTATTTGATACCGCAGGTACGCTTGTCGGTGTTGCTACAAAAGCAAACTTAATCGGTGAGGATGGCAAGTTGCCACGCTTAAATCGCGCGTTACTTGCCGATAGTACAGCAACCTCTGTTGGTGCCTTATTGGGTACATCGAATACCACTTCTTTTGTCGAGAGTGTGTCCGGTGTCGCAGTCGGAGGTCGTACCGGTCTTACTGCGGTAACGGTTGGTGTATTATTCTTACTCGCTCTATTTTTTGCTCCATTAGCTGGCATGGTACCTGCCTACGCAACGGCAGGCGCATTATTCTACGTCGCGATTTTAATGATGTCGGGGTTGGTGGCAATTGACTGGCGCGATCTAACAGAAGCTGCACCTGTTGTTGTAGTTTGTTTGTTGATGCCTTTAACTTATTCTATCGCTGAAGGTATCGGCCTTGGTTTCATCACTTATGCTGCGGTTAAAGCTATGAGTGGTAAGGGACGTGATGTAAATATCAGTGTTTGGGTTATTTCAGCATTGTTCCTAGCAAAAATAATTTTCCTTTAA